The Patescibacteria group bacterium genome includes a region encoding these proteins:
- the dnaX gene encoding DNA polymerase III subunit gamma/tau has protein sequence MSNLVLYRKYRPKSFEEVAGQEHVVRTLTNALAMDKVAHAYLFTGPRGTGKTTIARLLAKAVNCENRTCHKSCGKCPACVEINNGKSMDLIEVDAASNRGIDEIRELRDGIQFSPSKLKYKVFIIDETHMLTQPAFNALLKTLEEPPAHAIFILATTEIQKIPQTIISRCQRFDFYKLTLEKITERLAWISKQEKVAIEKEALELVALNADGAMRDGESLLGQIMSMEDKQITLKEVQDILGVVDIRSVQELAGFLAEKKNSEAIHHINEIFGKGYDPVQFTKSFINYLRKMMILKVDPELAKLIAIELTKEQLDVITGQGEKFSQPDLIKTIRLFIQAENEVKSADFPQLPLELAVVECCGENSA, from the coding sequence ATGTCAAATTTAGTTTTGTATCGAAAATATCGGCCGAAGAGTTTTGAGGAGGTCGCGGGGCAGGAGCATGTCGTTAGAACTTTGACGAATGCTTTGGCAATGGATAAGGTCGCGCACGCTTATCTTTTTACCGGACCGAGAGGGACGGGGAAGACGACAATTGCCCGTCTGCTCGCCAAGGCGGTTAATTGTGAAAATAGAACATGTCATAAATCATGCGGTAAATGTCCTGCTTGCGTAGAAATTAATAACGGCAAGTCAATGGATTTGATTGAAGTTGACGCGGCGTCTAATCGTGGGATTGACGAAATTAGAGAGTTGCGCGACGGGATACAATTTAGTCCGAGTAAATTAAAATACAAAGTTTTTATCATCGACGAGACTCACATGCTCACCCAGCCGGCCTTTAATGCCTTGCTTAAAACTTTAGAGGAGCCGCCTGCGCACGCGATTTTTATTCTCGCTACGACTGAAATTCAAAAAATCCCCCAGACGATTATTTCCCGCTGTCAAAGATTTGATTTTTACAAATTAACTCTGGAAAAAATTACTGAACGCTTGGCTTGGATTTCCAAACAGGAAAAGGTGGCGATTGAAAAAGAAGCGCTTGAATTGGTCGCCCTTAACGCCGACGGGGCGATGCGCGACGGGGAAAGTTTGCTCGGGCAGATTATGTCCATGGAAGACAAGCAGATTACGCTGAAAGAAGTTCAAGATATTTTAGGAGTGGTTGATATTCGTTCGGTTCAGGAGTTGGCGGGCTTTTTGGCGGAGAAGAAAAATTCGGAAGCGATTCATCATATTAACGAAATTTTTGGCAAAGGATACGACCCGGTCCAATTCACGAAATCGTTCATTAACTATTTGAGAAAAATGATGATTTTGAAAGTTGACCCCGAATTAGCGAAACTGATTGCTATAGAATTGACCAAGGAGCAGTTGGATGTTATAACAGGACAGGGAGAAAAGTTTTCCCAGCCGGATTTAATCAAAACAATCCGTCTCTTCATCCAAGCCGAAAACGAAGTAAAATCCGCCGACTTCCCCCAACTGCCTTTAGAACTGGCAGTAGTGGAATGCTGCGGAGAAAATTCGGCTTGA
- a CDS encoding GtrA family protein — translation MFLLNEKYKKLVVQFSKFVLIGFLNTGIDFAILNLLMWQTGIYSGKYIILLNAVSFSVAVINSFFWNKFWIFRAGETEKKAGEFAQFVAITLVGMALNTTVVYVITTLVSPMFGLSAELWANLAKVVATGISLVWNFAGYKFIVFKR, via the coding sequence ATGTTTTTATTAAACGAAAAATACAAAAAGTTGGTTGTTCAGTTTAGCAAATTTGTTTTGATTGGGTTTTTGAATACGGGGATTGATTTCGCGATTTTGAATTTGCTGATGTGGCAGACGGGGATTTATAGCGGGAAGTATATTATTCTGTTAAACGCGGTTTCTTTTTCGGTGGCGGTCATCAACAGCTTTTTCTGGAATAAGTTTTGGATTTTCCGCGCCGGGGAAACAGAGAAAAAAGCGGGGGAATTTGCGCAGTTTGTCGCGATTACACTGGTTGGGATGGCGCTTAACACGACTGTGGTTTATGTTATTACGACTTTGGTCTCGCCGATGTTCGGCTTGAGCGCGGAACTTTGGGCGAATTTAGCCAAGGTCGTCGCGACGGGTATTTCGCTGGTCTGGAATTTCGCGGGGTATAAGTTTATTGTCTTTAAGCGGTAA
- a CDS encoding ATP-dependent Clp protease ATP-binding subunit, whose product MSELDIQNTDFRFEPGLGVLAIALRRLKVVLGWLIVIFLVLFGIYGIFVLSSLSLFADMFLFYLWRKKKTGGKIRTSELLKPDDDKIEVSSFLDGSARKALESAWIFCERKRYSSLRPIHIFYVFLKNKEFKKILKRLNCEPKDVVQKTKSVLENSSFFPKTKEKGGILGPKIASDFKQIFFDAYLFALKNERRKINSLDILWAISRRKNLVGMIFDEFGISSEEIERVVEWARLDEEIEKREKMFFWKRLFKPKGKLNRAMTAALTPLLDRVSYDLTFMARQGGFEMVLGRDKEIEEIFNFFGLGKVGAVLVGQSEVGRKAVLKKLAQMMVEENVPKLLRDKRLIKLDLGSLVGLSEASERGEEYLRKIIFEVNRAGNIVLVIDDVDSLAGLKSKETGLDFAEILASALDNYAFFFIGTASLNGFSSKIEGKILGRVLNKIELAEPSRNLLWRILVTKIFVIEKAINVFFSVDALDRAVDLADKYLYGKALLGKAIDLLTESAYVVRQRGGVGSQVGEKDIVELVARKTKIPLGQVMETEKEKLLQLEELIHRRMVNQEEAVKAVGNALRRSRLQLQEKKKPICNFLFVGPTGVGKTELAKTLARVYFGDEKRMIRLDMSEYQEKRSLRQLIGFRTEEGVNKGYLTEAVKRQPYALLLLDEIEKAHPDILNLFLQVMDDGRLTDASGETINFTNVILIATSNAGTQFVQQQIRRAVDYKEIYRELKEKVLLKDFKPEFLNRFDEIILFKPLSVENVTEITKLFLNSAREQLAEKGVVFEVEEEAARELALAGFDPLYGARPLKRVIQDKVESELARLFLEDKIKRRDKVILQEGLVFKVEKAPEI is encoded by the coding sequence ATGTCTGAACTTGATATTCAAAATACGGATTTTAGGTTTGAGCCCGGCTTGGGCGTTTTGGCTATTGCTTTGAGGCGATTAAAGGTTGTTTTGGGTTGGTTAATAGTTATTTTTTTAGTTTTGTTCGGGATTTATGGAATTTTTGTTCTATCATCCTTATCTTTATTCGCTGATATGTTTCTTTTCTATCTTTGGCGGAAGAAAAAGACGGGGGGCAAAATTAGAACAAGCGAACTGCTTAAGCCAGATGATGATAAAATTGAAGTGTCTTCTTTTTTGGACGGTTCGGCGCGAAAGGCGTTGGAGAGCGCTTGGATTTTTTGCGAGCGTAAAAGATATTCTTCTTTGCGTCCAATCCACATTTTTTATGTTTTCTTAAAAAACAAAGAGTTCAAAAAAATTCTTAAGCGGCTTAATTGCGAGCCGAAGGATGTCGTTCAAAAAACGAAATCGGTTCTTGAAAATTCTTCTTTTTTTCCAAAGACAAAAGAGAAAGGGGGGATTTTAGGACCTAAAATAGCGTCTGACTTTAAACAAATATTTTTTGACGCTTATCTTTTTGCGTTAAAAAACGAGAGGCGAAAAATAAATTCTTTGGATATTCTTTGGGCGATTAGCCGACGAAAAAATTTAGTTGGGATGATTTTTGACGAATTTGGCATAAGTTCGGAAGAAATTGAACGGGTAGTTGAATGGGCGCGTCTGGATGAGGAAATTGAAAAACGCGAAAAAATGTTTTTTTGGAAACGGCTCTTTAAGCCAAAAGGGAAATTAAATCGGGCGATGACGGCCGCCTTAACGCCTCTTTTGGACAGAGTTAGTTATGACTTGACTTTTATGGCTCGACAGGGAGGATTTGAAATGGTTTTGGGCAGGGATAAAGAGATAGAGGAAATTTTTAATTTTTTTGGTCTGGGGAAAGTGGGCGCGGTTTTGGTTGGGCAGAGCGAGGTGGGGAGAAAGGCCGTTTTGAAAAAATTAGCTCAAATGATGGTGGAGGAAAATGTTCCAAAACTTCTGCGAGACAAAAGATTAATTAAATTGGATTTGGGAAGTTTGGTCGGATTGAGCGAGGCGAGCGAGAGGGGCGAGGAGTATTTGAGGAAAATAATTTTTGAGGTTAATCGGGCGGGGAATATTGTTTTAGTCATTGACGATGTGGATAGTTTGGCTGGTTTGAAAAGCAAAGAAACGGGTTTGGATTTCGCGGAGATTTTGGCTTCGGCGCTGGATAATTACGCCTTCTTTTTTATCGGGACCGCTTCGCTAAATGGGTTTTCTTCTAAAATTGAGGGTAAAATATTGGGTCGGGTTTTGAATAAAATTGAATTAGCTGAGCCGTCCAGAAATCTTCTTTGGCGGATTTTAGTTACTAAAATTTTTGTTATTGAAAAAGCGATTAATGTTTTTTTCTCGGTTGACGCGCTGGACCGAGCGGTTGATTTGGCGGATAAATATCTTTACGGAAAAGCGCTTTTAGGCAAGGCAATTGATTTGTTAACCGAATCAGCGTATGTTGTTAGACAGCGGGGAGGGGTGGGAAGCCAAGTCGGCGAGAAAGACATTGTTGAATTAGTCGCGCGAAAGACCAAAATTCCATTGGGACAGGTGATGGAAACGGAAAAAGAAAAACTGCTTCAATTGGAGGAGTTAATTCATCGGAGAATGGTTAACCAAGAAGAAGCGGTTAAAGCGGTGGGGAACGCTTTAAGACGGAGCCGTCTTCAATTGCAGGAAAAGAAAAAACCGATTTGCAATTTTCTTTTTGTCGGACCGACGGGCGTGGGAAAAACAGAATTGGCGAAAACACTGGCGCGCGTTTATTTTGGCGATGAAAAGAGGATGATACGATTAGATATGTCCGAGTATCAGGAAAAGAGAAGTTTGCGGCAGCTGATTGGTTTTCGGACGGAAGAGGGCGTGAATAAAGGATATTTAACGGAAGCGGTCAAGAGACAGCCATACGCGCTTTTGCTTTTGGACGAGATAGAGAAGGCGCATCCGGATATTTTGAATTTGTTTTTACAAGTAATGGACGATGGGCGGTTGACTGACGCGTCGGGAGAAACGATTAACTTTACAAATGTGATTTTAATCGCTACTTCAAACGCGGGGACACAATTTGTTCAGCAGCAAATCAGGCGAGCGGTTGATTATAAAGAAATCTACAGGGAGTTGAAGGAAAAGGTCTTATTGAAGGATTTTAAGCCGGAATTTTTGAATCGCTTTGATGAGATTATACTTTTTAAGCCGCTTTCGGTTGAGAATGTGACGGAGATTACAAAATTGTTTTTAAACAGCGCGCGGGAGCAGTTGGCGGAAAAGGGCGTTGTTTTTGAAGTTGAAGAAGAGGCGGCGCGGGAATTGGCTTTGGCTGGGTTTGACCCGCTTTATGGAGCGCGGCCGCTGAAGAGGGTGATTCAAGACAAAGTGGAAAGCGAGTTGGCACGGTTGTTTTTAGAGGATAAAATCAAACGCCGTGATAAAGTAATTTTACAAGAAGGGCTTGTTTTCAAGGTCGAGAAAGCCCCCGAGATATAG
- a CDS encoding type IV secretory system conjugative DNA transfer family protein: MPLSQILLLITVLLALSVVGLGAAVFVMHLKNKGRITRSLNMRLFLISLPKKVKKEEGGAPKSEKEIVAVMEQLYNGLSNIRETKDIFIYGQPYLAFEIATPRVGEEISFYLAAPRRYENIIEKQIHGLYPEASVEESDDYNIFNPKGAAVGSYLKLAQSFVLPFRTYQNLEVDPLNEITNALSKLEKEGEGAAIQIVIRPTSPKWQNLSRGIAREMQKGKSFSAAKSEKGGNWLVKIIKDFRASIKPPKKEGEMAEEKPSLTPGQEDVIKAIENKAGKAGFETNVRLLVSAGELKRAEEILGHLESVFAQFNASDMNQLKSVRLRKGRELKKLIYEFSFRLFNKKRAMLLGTEELTSIFHFPTASLETPKVKFLKSGQAAPPANLPKEGIILGKNAYRGEEAVVRLQENDRRRHLYTIGQTGTGKSAFMQNMAIQDIKEGRGVCVLDPHGDLVEKILALVPSERAEDVIVLDPSDLGRPLGLNMLEYDPAYPEQKTFAVNELMNIFDKLYDMKTTGGPMFEQYTRNALLLLMDDPNEKSTLMEVPKVLADKNFRDKLLAKCGNIVVKDFWEKEAEKAGGDASLANMVPYITSKFNIFIANDYMRPIIGQSESSLDFRKIMDERKILLVNLSKGKLGDTNSSLLGLIVTGKLLIAAFSRIDMAEEERKDFYLYMDEFQNFATDSISTILSEARKYRLCLVLAHQFIGQLTEGIRDAVFGNVGSMASFRVGAEDAEFLVKQFEPIFDANDLINVGNFNAYVKLMLNNETSKPFSIATYPPEKGDAETAEAIKELSRLKYGRDKVMVEREIGERYKS; this comes from the coding sequence ATGCCGTTAAGTCAAATTCTTTTACTTATTACCGTTTTGCTTGCTCTAAGCGTGGTTGGCTTGGGGGCGGCGGTTTTTGTAATGCATCTTAAAAATAAAGGGCGGATTACGCGGTCTTTAAATATGCGTCTTTTTTTGATTTCCTTGCCTAAAAAAGTTAAAAAAGAGGAGGGCGGCGCGCCGAAGAGTGAGAAGGAAATTGTCGCGGTCATGGAACAGCTTTATAACGGCTTGAGCAATATCCGAGAAACAAAGGATATTTTTATTTATGGTCAGCCGTATTTGGCGTTTGAAATCGCGACGCCGCGGGTGGGCGAGGAAATTTCTTTTTATTTGGCTGCGCCACGGCGTTATGAAAATATTATTGAAAAACAAATTCACGGGCTTTACCCAGAAGCATCGGTTGAAGAAAGCGACGATTATAATATTTTTAATCCAAAAGGGGCGGCGGTTGGCTCGTATTTAAAACTGGCTCAAAGTTTTGTTTTGCCTTTTAGGACTTATCAAAATTTGGAAGTTGACCCGCTCAACGAGATTACGAATGCTTTGAGCAAATTAGAAAAAGAAGGGGAGGGGGCGGCAATTCAGATTGTTATTAGACCAACTTCTCCAAAATGGCAAAATTTAAGCCGAGGCATCGCGCGAGAAATGCAAAAGGGAAAGAGTTTTTCAGCGGCGAAATCGGAGAAGGGCGGAAATTGGTTAGTCAAAATTATTAAGGATTTTAGGGCGAGCATTAAGCCGCCTAAAAAAGAAGGAGAGATGGCGGAAGAAAAACCGTCGCTCACTCCAGGACAGGAAGATGTGATTAAAGCGATAGAAAACAAGGCGGGCAAGGCGGGGTTTGAGACGAATGTCAGATTGCTTGTTTCGGCTGGCGAATTAAAGAGAGCGGAGGAGATTTTGGGGCATTTAGAATCGGTTTTCGCGCAATTTAACGCTTCGGATATGAACCAGTTAAAGTCGGTTAGGTTGCGGAAGGGGCGGGAGTTAAAAAAATTGATTTACGAATTTTCTTTTCGCCTTTTTAACAAAAAGCGGGCGATGCTTTTAGGGACGGAGGAATTGACGAGTATTTTTCATTTTCCAACCGCGTCTTTGGAGACGCCCAAGGTTAAGTTTTTGAAATCGGGACAGGCGGCTCCGCCCGCGAATTTGCCTAAAGAGGGGATAATTTTAGGCAAGAACGCTTATCGCGGCGAAGAGGCGGTAGTTCGTCTGCAGGAAAACGACCGGAGGCGGCATCTTTATACAATTGGACAGACCGGAACCGGAAAATCGGCTTTTATGCAGAATATGGCGATACAGGACATTAAAGAAGGGCGGGGCGTGTGCGTTCTTGACCCGCACGGCGATTTGGTTGAGAAAATTTTAGCGTTGGTTCCAAGCGAGCGAGCGGAAGATGTAATTGTTTTGGACCCTTCTGATTTGGGGAGGCCTTTGGGCTTGAATATGCTTGAGTATGACCCGGCTTATCCAGAGCAGAAAACCTTTGCCGTGAATGAGTTAATGAATATTTTTGACAAACTTTATGATATGAAAACGACCGGCGGGCCGATGTTTGAGCAATATACTCGCAACGCGCTTTTGCTTTTAATGGACGACCCGAATGAGAAATCTACTCTGATGGAAGTGCCGAAGGTTTTGGCTGATAAGAATTTTCGCGATAAATTACTGGCGAAATGCGGGAATATTGTGGTCAAGGATTTTTGGGAAAAGGAAGCGGAAAAAGCGGGTGGCGACGCGTCTTTGGCGAATATGGTTCCTTATATCACTTCTAAATTTAACATTTTTATCGCCAATGATTATATGAGGCCGATTATCGGACAGTCGGAAAGTTCGCTTGATTTTAGGAAGATTATGGATGAGCGGAAAATTTTGCTCGTTAATTTAAGCAAGGGGAAATTGGGGGATACAAATAGTTCTTTGCTCGGTTTAATTGTCACGGGCAAATTGCTGATTGCGGCTTTTTCAAGAATTGACATGGCGGAAGAGGAACGGAAAGATTTTTATTTATATATGGATGAGTTTCAAAATTTCGCCACAGATAGTATTTCAACTATTCTTTCGGAAGCGCGAAAATATCGGCTTTGCTTGGTTCTCGCTCATCAGTTTATTGGGCAATTAACCGAAGGGATTCGCGACGCGGTTTTTGGAAATGTTGGCTCAATGGCGAGTTTTCGGGTTGGCGCGGAGGACGCGGAATTTTTAGTGAAGCAGTTTGAGCCGATTTTTGACGCGAATGATTTGATTAATGTGGGTAATTTTAACGCTTATGTTAAATTAATGCTTAATAACGAGACATCCAAGCCGTTCAGTATTGCGACCTACCCGCCCGAAAAGGGCGACGCGGAAACCGCCGAAGCGATCAAGGAACTTTCGCGGCTGAAATACGGGAGGGATAAGGTGATGGTTGAGAGGGAAATTGGGGAGAGGTATAAGAGTTAA
- a CDS encoding lamin tail domain-containing protein: MFYVKINVDNVMFDKKGKLKFVFLFLVLFAAPFFANAFLPKLDLIKGSGPEVYLLEKGTRHWIPDPETFSVFNFIWENIKTYTNSVVGSYPRSEDWDDGEDYPDGSLLKGSGPEVYLIELGKKRWIPSPGIFTGNGFGWKYIISVDDDVLDDFDEGASLTLSEPNRYPETSILSGPSQGEAIESTDISFTYTGTNPLGDVSELEFETYLSGYDDEWEGEGDDYVKEYDLSGWNGAFTFFVRAMNEEGYVDHSPASWSFQIGVSSNYGAVEIDDISYDEDDFENDYLVLVNESDNAVNMGGWTIETSNETADIPQAIHKLRYPFSASTPADVELAPDDEVIISVGISPQGIDFRTNKCAGYLDQSEQFYPSLNEDCPVFDASEYSHLKTACRSFIDDLDECEIPDYSSNYEVSVDNTCVAFLNEQFNYAYCYNDHYLEVDFFGDEWRVFLGKSIDILNNVSDKVILRDGNGLVVWEYEY, encoded by the coding sequence ATGTTTTATGTTAAAATCAATGTGGATAATGTAATGTTTGATAAAAAAGGGAAATTAAAATTTGTTTTTTTGTTTTTGGTTCTTTTTGCCGCGCCTTTTTTTGCGAACGCGTTTTTACCAAAGCTGGACCTAATAAAGGGAAGCGGGCCAGAGGTGTATTTATTGGAGAAAGGAACGAGGCATTGGATTCCCGACCCGGAGACATTCTCGGTCTTTAATTTTATTTGGGAGAATATTAAGACATACACGAATTCGGTTGTGGGGAGTTATCCGCGGAGTGAAGATTGGGATGACGGGGAGGATTATCCAGACGGAAGTTTATTAAAGGGCTCCGGTCCCGAGGTCTATTTGATTGAGTTGGGGAAGAAACGATGGATTCCCAGCCCGGGCATTTTTACGGGGAATGGTTTTGGGTGGAAATATATTATTAGCGTTGACGATGATGTTTTGGACGATTTTGATGAGGGCGCTTCTTTAACATTGTCGGAGCCGAACCGATATCCGGAAACAAGTATTTTGAGCGGTCCGTCGCAAGGCGAGGCGATAGAGAGTACTGACATTTCTTTTACATACACAGGAACTAATCCTTTGGGCGATGTAAGCGAACTGGAGTTTGAAACATATTTGTCAGGGTATGACGATGAGTGGGAAGGCGAGGGCGATGATTATGTTAAGGAGTATGATTTGTCGGGTTGGAATGGGGCATTTACCTTTTTTGTCCGGGCGATGAATGAAGAGGGTTATGTTGACCACAGTCCGGCTTCTTGGAGTTTTCAAATAGGGGTTTCGTCTAATTATGGAGCCGTGGAAATTGACGATATTTCTTACGACGAAGACGATTTTGAAAATGATTATTTGGTTTTAGTTAATGAAAGCGATAACGCAGTTAATATGGGTGGATGGACGATTGAGACAAGCAACGAAACGGCGGACATTCCGCAAGCGATTCATAAATTGCGGTATCCTTTTTCGGCGAGCACTCCCGCGGATGTGGAATTGGCTCCTGATGATGAGGTTATTATCTCTGTCGGGATAAGTCCCCAGGGAATAGATTTTAGAACCAACAAATGCGCGGGATATTTAGACCAAAGCGAGCAGTTTTATCCATCATTGAATGAGGATTGCCCCGTTTTTGACGCGTCGGAATACAGTCATTTGAAAACAGCCTGCCGCTCTTTTATTGACGATTTAGACGAGTGCGAAATACCCGATTATTCCAGCAATTATGAGGTTAGCGTTGACAATACATGTGTCGCGTTTTTGAACGAGCAGTTTAATTACGCGTATTGCTATAACGACCACTATTTGGAGGTTGATTTTTTTGGCGATGAGTGGAGGGTTTTTTTGGGCAAGTCAATTGATATTTTAAATAATGTGAGCGATAAGGTTATTTTAAGGGACGGAAACGGGCTGGTCGTTTGGGAGTATGAGTATTAG
- a CDS encoding glycosyltransferase family 39 protein has protein sequence MKKNKTIILLLLILSIATFLRVWQLDSAPPGLYPDEAMNANDALTSLNNNQFKLFYPENNGREGLYFWLIALAFKIFGVSIWSLRFTSAIIGTLTVLGIYLLTKELFSKKIALLSSFFLAISFWHINFSRIGFRAILVPFLMCFSFYFLLRAFRKNNILNYIWAGVFFGLGFYSYIAFRVAVIFLGIIILTQIIKDMRWSNLWKIGLFLVVIFIVALPIGIYFLNNPLDFTGRTGGVSIFSTEQPLLEFGKSAVKIFFMFNVFGDWNWRHNYAGSPMLVWPIGILFILGMISTIKKLFSSEKYQSIFLLSWFAVMLLPAILTYEGMPHALRAIGIIPVVYIISALGGFWLFEKLSLAKMKSAKYLAAFLLIFIILYPGFRNFNKYFFDWAKKPETAMSFSNDYVKIGEYLNSLPDQVKKYVIVNEKGTPYYGLSIAAQTPIFIESAKFGKPRATYLPWQEIGQIEISPYKTVILTLYNHQAFEELQKMFPQGKIRQDEPYRFEIE, from the coding sequence ATGAAAAAAAATAAAACAATTATCCTTCTCCTTCTCATCCTATCTATCGCGACATTTTTACGCGTTTGGCAACTTGATAGCGCGCCGCCTGGACTTTATCCTGATGAAGCCATGAACGCCAACGATGCCCTAACATCATTAAATAATAATCAATTTAAACTTTTCTACCCAGAAAACAACGGCCGCGAAGGTCTTTATTTTTGGCTCATCGCCCTTGCTTTTAAAATATTTGGCGTTTCAATCTGGTCCCTGCGTTTTACTAGCGCCATCATCGGAACTTTAACTGTCTTAGGAATTTACTTACTAACCAAAGAACTATTTTCAAAAAAAATCGCTCTTCTCTCTTCATTTTTTCTCGCCATCTCTTTTTGGCACATCAATTTCAGCCGCATCGGCTTCCGCGCCATTCTCGTCCCATTCTTAATGTGCTTCTCTTTTTATTTCCTCCTCCGCGCGTTTCGCAAAAACAATATTCTTAACTATATTTGGGCTGGAGTATTTTTTGGTCTCGGTTTTTACAGCTATATCGCCTTTAGGGTGGCTGTCATTTTCTTAGGTATTATTATTTTAACGCAAATTATTAAAGATATGAGATGGTCTAATCTTTGGAAAATAGGTTTATTTCTAGTTGTTATTTTTATTGTCGCTTTGCCTATTGGTATCTATTTTCTCAACAACCCTCTGGATTTCACAGGAAGAACTGGCGGGGTCTCTATTTTTTCAACGGAACAACCGCTATTAGAATTCGGAAAAAGCGCCGTTAAAATATTCTTTATGTTTAATGTCTTCGGCGATTGGAACTGGCGGCATAATTACGCTGGCTCGCCAATGCTTGTTTGGCCCATAGGCATCCTTTTTATATTAGGAATGATTTCAACGATTAAAAAACTTTTCTCGTCTGAAAAATACCAGTCCATTTTTTTATTGAGCTGGTTCGCGGTTATGCTCCTGCCAGCTATTCTCACCTATGAAGGAATGCCTCATGCCCTTCGCGCTATTGGAATTATCCCAGTGGTATATATAATATCCGCTTTGGGCGGCTTTTGGTTATTTGAAAAACTGTCATTAGCAAAAATGAAAAGCGCTAAATATCTTGCCGCTTTTTTGCTTATTTTTATTATCTTATACCCAGGCTTCAGAAACTTTAACAAGTATTTTTTTGACTGGGCAAAAAAACCAGAAACCGCCATGTCTTTTTCTAATGATTATGTAAAAATTGGCGAATACCTCAACTCTCTTCCTGACCAAGTAAAAAAATATGTCATCGTCAATGAAAAAGGAACTCCTTATTATGGGCTCTCAATCGCCGCCCAAACGCCAATTTTCATTGAAAGCGCAAAATTCGGAAAGCCGCGCGCTACTTATCTGCCATGGCAAGAAATCGGACAAATTGAAATTTCTCCCTACAAAACTGTCATTTTAACTCTTTATAACCACCAGGCCTTTGAGGAACTTCAAAAAATGTTCCCTCAAGGAAAAATAAGACAAGACGAACCCTATCGGTTTGAAATAGAATAA